The following proteins are co-located in the Tachysurus vachellii isolate PV-2020 chromosome 19, HZAU_Pvac_v1, whole genome shotgun sequence genome:
- the LOC132862647 gene encoding proproteinase E-like — protein MNYSFNAWRSVAAIKTQGPGVHSDTQIHSMLTQLAFFLLIADYAYGCGTPEIEPLPGRVVNGEEARPHSWPWQISLQYKHGSRWYHTCGGTLIAPRWVLTAGHCIFSGDIYRIVLGKHDLSVQEDTEQIRDILRIVVHPKWSIECVACGNDIALLKLDKAAVLSASVQMACVPHAEEILPHDTPCYVSGWGDLYTHGPIPDKLQQAMLPVVEYSVCSQSDWWGKNVKPTMVCAGGDFRSSCHGDSGGPLNCKGKDGKWFVQGVTSFVSSTNCNELKKPTVFTRTSAFNNWLDEVMLKY, from the exons ATGAACTACTCCTTTAATGCGTGGAGGTCAGTGGCAGCTATAAAAACTCAAGGCCCGGGTGTCCACTctgatacacaaatacacagcatgCTAACACAACTAGCATTCTTCCTGCTCATAGCAGATTATG CCTATGGATGTGGCACTCCTGAGATTGAGCCGCTCCCTGGCAGAGTAGTAAACGGAGAAGAAGCCAGGCCCCACAGCTGGCCCTGGCAG atctCACTCCAGTATAAACACGGCAGTCGTTGGTATCATACCTGTGGTGGGACTCTAATCGCTCCACGCTGGGTTCTGACAGCTGGACACTGCATTTT CTCAGGTGATATTTATCGCATCGTCCTGGGAAAGCATGACCTCAGCGTGCAGGAGGACACGGAGCAGATCAGAGACATCCTCCGCATTGTCGTCCATCCTAAATGGAGCATTGAGTGTGTGGCATGCGG TAATGACATTGCTCTGTTGAAGCTGGATAAAGCTGCAGTTCTCAGTGCGAGTGTTCAGATGGCCTGCGTTCCTCATGCTGAAGAAATCCTGCCTCATGACACACCCTGCTATGTCTCTGGCTGGGGTGACCTATACA CACATGGCCCCATACCAGATAAGCTGCAGCAGGCCATGTTGCCGGTGGTGGAGTACAGTGTGTGCAGCCAGAGCGACTGGTGGGGTAAAAATGTGAAGCCCACCATGGTGTGTGCAGGAGGAGACTTTCGTTCGAGCTGCCAC GGAGACTCTGGAGGTCCTCTGAACTGTAAGGGGAAAGATGGTAAATGGTTTGTTCAGGGCGTCACCAGTTTTGTGTCATCTACCAACTGTAACGAACTGAAGAAACCTACAGTGTTCACACGCACCTCTGCCTTTAATAACTGGTTGGatgag GTCATGCTTAAGTACTGA